gaggtcacagttaaggggacggtccgctatggaggtcagtgttaaggggtggggtgctgtagaggtcactgttaagagggcgggtgttgtggaggtcacattttaaggtaacggagctctgtggaggtcactgttaagagggcgggttattgtggaaatcactattaacgagacagggtactgtgaaggtcacaaataaagggccggccgctgtggaagtcactgttaaagggtctggCGCTGTcgaggttactgttatgggggtgggggactatggaggtcactattaaaggggtagctgctgtggaggtcactgataaggagaTTGGGTACTAAGGTCACTAATGCGGCTGCTGTGGacgttactgttaagggggaaaaccactgtggaggtcactgttaaaggggcgggcactgtagagttCAGGGAGGAGGgggactattaaaggggcagcggggtactgtgaggtcactgaagtcagcggggtactgtgaggtcactgttaaaaggggttatcccatcttagacaatgggggcatatcgcaaggatatgcccccattgtctgataggtgcgggtcccgcacctacaaggagaacggagcagagaaagtggaggagggcgcactgcgcatgcgcagccgccctccgttcatttctatggagccgccgaaaatagcagagcgctggctcggctatttctgtcggccccatagaaatgaataggagtgttggccgcgcatgtgcggtgtgctcccattcacttcaatgggagaggcggggagctgtgcctggtggtggtcggaccctgggaaacccggggtcctccagccacaactctccccggctccgttctcattgtaggtgcgggtcccagaggtgggacccgcacctatcagacaatggggccatatccttgcgatatgccccaattgtctaagatgggataacccctttaagggagcggggtacagtggaggtcactgttaaaggggcagtcgctgtggaggtctgttaagggggccaggaatggtggaggtcacagttaaggggactgtaacctatggttagtgttaaggggcggatgctgtagaggtcactgttaggctaaatgcacacgatcaggattgcgtgcggattttccgcactgTAGGTTATGTACAttttattctatgagaatttgaaattctcagtgcacacgatgcagattttttctgtgcggattttaaaatccgcagcatgtcaatttattttatttttcctgaccgggttttcttcattcacttagtaaaatccgcacgcaaatctgcaccaattgatgggggatacacaaacattaaatgaaatagatcaggcatgctcaacctgcggccctccagctgttgcaaaaactacaactcccagcatgcctgaacagcctacagctatcagtctacagcagggtattgtgggagttgtagttttacaacagctagagggctgcaggttgagcatgcctgaaatAGATGatatatacccgtgcaaagcagggtccttctgctagtacaaAATAAAGGAGAATCAAACATGTTTAACTGGAACAATTCTATAGGCGGGGGATAATAAAATTAACATAACCACAATACAAATCATAGACATATTTTCTGTAAAACTATAAATGAAAGTACATTTCCACATTATGTATTGGGTAGTATTTCAAAGTAGTCAGTAAAACTGTGTCAGTAGAAAAATATCTCAGTAGACAAAGGCACATCTCGGCACCAACCAGAAATTTATGGACAGCAACCAAATCATGCTGGACAGCTTCAGCATCAGATGGCTACTTCAGGCTGTCAAAATAAATGATCCATAATGCCAAGAGAGGTCCTTTTCCGAGTTTGCAATGATGCTTTTTTCTGATCATGACGAAGGCTTCGGATGGTACTATTGATCGCAGCCACACACGCTTTCCAGTCTTGACCATTTTCCTTCAGATCAAACGCTGGGTAATTCTGTTGTAGGAagtctacagaaaaaaaaaaaaagaagtaaattAAGACCAATTTGGAAATCTATACTACTTGTATTTCTATACAGCACTGACCTCTGAGGAAAAGTGATAAAGCTTTGTTTTACACTTGTCCTTTAACAtcctaacagtcacattaaaatagaaaaacccctcccaaaaatgtcacttttttattgtaggaaaaaaaaaatattaaagtctGTCTCCTACTGGATTCCCCATTGTAGAATATTTCTCAGACTGAATGGTTTTTGATCTTTAAACATTTATTAACACTGAAGAGTATTTTAATtaccaccaaatacatttaatatGTATGTACCGTTACAAAACACTCACGCTTGAGGCACGTAGCAGTGGCTTATCCTCTGCATGCTGCAATTCAACACGCACAATTTTCTTCCCTCTGACATCTGCCATCAGGGAAAAGTCGGGTCACCACCATACACAATAGTCAGTCCTGCTGATATCGACAGATTCAGACGactcatctaatgtgtatgtgcATCTTTGCAGATGAACAGGACAACAAAAATAACACTAAATTACTATACTAATTTTCCATACTTGCTTTTAAAAAAACTTACTTTTtaggccattaaaggggttactaCACACACAGGTATGTACAGGCTCTGGCTTCTTACTTACAAGGAGCCAtggaatctgaggggttaaacgtaTGCGAACTGCATTAccgccgatcgcagacattatcTGCTATAGAGCTCGGGAgccatctgccatacatgtacagaggatgtcgggaaggggttaagaacaAAGCAATTCTCATACCTCTTAAAGCAGCAATTCTGTTGGAGTCTAATGGAAGAACACCACGTTCCACATTCCCATAAACATTGCTCTTCACAAGAATTTCTTCCGGGAAGAGATGCCTAATCAAATACCTCGCAGAGAGTTCTGGACGAGACTTTCCTTTGCCAATATATATGACTGAGAATGGTAACTGCACGTTTCTCCAGGCTTCACCAAAATGTTctaagcagaaaaagaaaaaaacatcttcTGGTACAATTTAAAGTGAATTGTCTGTGCTACAGATATGgataacctatccttaggattCCCGGCATTCCCGCCAACCAGCTATTTGAAGGGGCCTTGATGcgtcttcaatgtttacctgtatgccattcaagtcaatgggaaaggAAGCTGTAATTGCATAGCACCGTCACCACAAAGTAGATGGCGGGCAGGTAAATggaattaaagagaacctgtcaccatgagaaTATTTTGCTGAATCTTTCCCGATAAAATTTGCTTAGCACTGTCTGCTCTTTGGCATGATGTCTGCAGATCACTCTGCATTTTCAttgggacaggttcccttttaaaggggttgccccccTTCCCCGCAGAACTTATGTAAGCATACTTGGTCCCCAAGTGCTCTGGTTCCCTGCTTGTCAACTTCTGGAGTGGATGGAAGAGATGTGTActgttgcagccaatgactggtcacaGTGGTGATATGCGTCATTGGCTGTAGTGGCACACTTGACCTCTACTCCGGAAGTTGACAAGGGAACTGGAGCATGGTGGACTGAATGATCCCCTCCACAAAACCCGCGTTTGGGTTGACCAAAGCGGTTTCAAAgatgaacaatccctttaatataacAGTGCCTGGAAAAAACTATGGATGAGTTTATTGAAACAGCCTAAAAGCCCCATTCACAGCACAGCATTTCGTACTGTTAAAAAGTGAAAGCTGTGATGTGACTGGTTGATATGAGCAACAAAATAATGTTTTTAATGTAGACAGTTTTCATaaaagtctccccccccccccccccccagaaccaCGTGTGGTAAATGCAGCTTCAAGTAAAGTAGAAAAATAGCAGATacacaaaataaagaaaatataaaGTAATACAGAATTCTGCCTGTAAACACGGACTAGCCAGGAGCATTACCTATAGGGTCTGAGGCTTTCTGTTTTCCAGACAATCTCATTTTCTGAGCTGAAGATGACCTGTTATCCTTCTGTTTCTTTAGAGTATTAGGAGGTACAGCGTGGACATCATCTGGAACTTCCACCGCGTTGTCCTCTTCCGTCGCATCATCAGAATCCAAGCAAATGGAGTCATCAGGAACTTGTGGTGTAGCTTTAGGATAGACATTGACCttcaggaaaatacatagtaataataCTCTTTATATAGCACCAGCTTATTCTGCAGCATTTTACATTTGTGAGGGTGCATGTGCAAACAAAATCAAACGTTACAGCGTAACAAACTAATAAATAGAGGactgagggccctgctcacaagagcttccAATCTATGAGGAACTAGGACAGAcacaaaaaggtaaaaaatgcttgttttgtacaatggtccagccagcTTTTATACTATAAGGGGGATTACACATCAGCCAGTCATGCAACTAATATAAGTGTATGCACAGAGTGTGGGGGATACTGTGGGGAACTCGTCACCTCCGCCGGCTCCCTGCTAAAATCCATACCATTTGAGGCTTTAGCTGAGCAGGCAAGGCAGCAATGTGATATAGGAGCTCCTGCTGTACTCATTCCACTCTGCGTAAAGCCTGTACGGACATGGTCTGCAGACTATTAGTCTGCTAAAGCCTCAAATGCTATAGATTTTATCAGGGAGTCGGCAGAAATGATGGGTCAAACAACTCCAGAGGTTCCGGTCACAGACTAAAATACATAGCTGGATGTTTAGACTAAAAGACCATAGTTaatggttgtctcacttcagaaaatggaaTTTATCATATAGAAAAATGCACTTCAtaaaaagcacttactaatgtattgcgattgtctatactgcttcctttgctggcttgatttatttttccatcacattatacacagccctttaccaggggttatgaccactgtgcaatccagcagtggtggccgtgcttgaacagtataggaaaaagtgtcggcCTCTCTGGTGTCAGAGACCTTGGGAGCATGTAAAAAACGGAGGGAAAACTTACTGTACTTTTCTTTGCTTCTAAATGCAAACATCGAATCATGGCATTAACATTTGTGACACAGGTTTTCCAGTCTTTTCCATTTTCGCCAACATCACATTCAGGGAATTCAGATGCTAGAAATTCTGCCAAACAAAGAGTTAAGCCTAATGAAGAGATTTATTTTGAGATGCACTATAAAAACAGTGAGACACAGGCACTGAACGCTTCTCACTTTTATTCACTACAATGTTTGTTATTGCTCTGAAAGCTTTAACCcgaggtgcacaacctgcggcccgggggccacatgctgcccttgataccattctgtgcggcccccaaccatctggtaacatacatctatgtctatgtcttgtggctgctcacatgtatttttcatgtatttctcccattagatgggagtcctggaactgtaactagacattaatggtgtataatgtgtgttcaataagtacaaaatttcagttgttaatacacctttaagtcaggcaatgtggcccccaaccaggaaacgttgtgcacccctgctttaaccccttcccgacattaGATGGACATCATAATGGCAGAAGAGGTGTATGAAGGGCGCTGAGGAGCTGTGTGCTGGCTGTGTTATACAGTTGACTCCCGCAGTGATTGGGATTATACATAGTGACAGCGGTATCTGAGTGACTGGGATAAATGGAGGGGGCTCTCTCTGTCCTCCCATCACCCCCTTGTGACACAATTGCAGAGTGTCAAAGGGCTGTCAGGGCAGCCAATGtccttgtgaaggctcccaggtcTGTCATGTTACTGCTCCTATTACACCCTGATGTGGGTGtattgtacaatttttttttttaaaaagtaaaaaatgggttcattggaaataactgaccaaaacactgacgtgtgaatggggtaTAACTCAAACACAGCATACCTTGATGTGCTACGCTGTTTCTGTAGGTCTCATGAACCGCACttggagctactgaaacagcgagCACCAGAGTGCTCTGCTgtttcacagcctggaggtgggaGGACTGTGTGTTATCTCGCCGGAGAaaggaaacaacccctttaataacacctTTATTTCTAAAACTTTTTCAGTTATGCCGAGGATGGATCCATCAGTTCAGATACCCATATCAAAGAAATTGGTCAAAGGATATGGTGTTAACCGATAGGGAAAAATGTTAGAAAATGTATGAACCTTCCTATAAATATATGGCTAACATTTAGTGCCGCCTCctccatcaatataaaacccctgcacaacccctttaatggctgtgCAGCACCTTCGATACACTGTACCTTAAGACAGATTTCACACAAATTCCAGACGGGTGGGGCGAAGACATCTGACTATTCTAGAAAAAGGCATTTTTCTTTAATATGATATATTACGAAGTTTCATATTTTCACTTGTACTATTGAATGAAGCAAGGCTGATTAAAACGACAGTGACCATTAAAAGGGATTGTtaaggttcagagctgaacccagacatacccttattttcactcaTGCTCCGATGCCCTCCCTTGCCCTacactaaattgcgcagggcacgggctcttttatcataacacactgcaggGCAGaaacttccacccagcagtgtgttcggtgacgtcacaggctctgatgggtgggctttagcgctgccctagccgttttactggctaggtcaGCGCTAAattccgcccatcagtgccggtgacatcaccgggcttcctggcagccccatggagagcaccggtacgtcaccggatctccaaaaaatgcctttgccctgcgcgatttagcgcagggcaaagtagagcatcggagcataaactgctccgatgttcaagtcaggggggcttccggggtgaaaatggagggatgtccgggttcagctctgaacccggacaacccctttaatgatgtttATTCCCATTATTATCCTAAAACCattgtgtattatttttttatttatcacatCAAAAATacactgggggacatttatcaatcacTTTACGCCAATCaattgtggtgtaaaaaagtcaCACGTCATGGCGCACGGCATCTGTGCACcataatgtgtgactttttgaggtTCTCTGCACTTTTCTGAAGGGCTGATAAAAAGGGGGAGTGGCTATGTGCTGCCGGCcacatttactataactttcgcCAGAAAGTGGCGGaggttatagctgaagtctatgtCAGCCTGTAGTTGGCGTAGACTCCAGTTTCTGGCCCACTGCAGGGCAGAGACGCTCCTGATTTGTTAAGAGGCTTTTGCTTCTTAACAAATCAGGCGCATCTGACACCAGTGCAGGGAGATGAAGACTGGAGGATGGATCTACCCCATTGTTTCTACAAGTTATAACCAATCTAGGATCCAATTAGTATAGCATCTACCATGCTGAGATCAATTTAGTGTTCGATCATTATCAGTCATAAGCTAATAATTCAAAAATTACCTCCATTTACATTACCTCTTATTGCAACAACCTTGTTGGCATCAAGTGCCATCAATCCTTGGACGCTTTTTCCACTAGCGCTGCTCAACGCCTCTTTACTGAACAAGGCACGAACCAAGTACCGGGCTGCATACTTTGCCTGTGTTTTCTGTTTTGCTTTCATCAAGACGCTGCCTGGGACTTGGATATTCCTACTTGGATCTCCAAGAAACTCTAACAATATAAGCACGATATAATCAGTGCACAAGTTACAAAACAAAGACCAAAAAATGTAATGATCACTTATTTACAATCTACCGTAACTCTACTTAAATTCTAAAAGTATTGGGTAGGTCTGGTATACAGCAAAATATCGCTCTCTGCTCCGTTTGTAATCACTTGAGTCTGGAAGTAAAGATCTGTGCGGCTTGCATCATAGATAAGGAAGCTTAGCATTTCTGGTCTCCAGGGCTTAGGATGGGGCACTGATCTCCTAGGACATATAGAAGAATCCTTTATATGTGTGAAGGCTTTGCAAAGGGCCAGAATAGTACCATTGTGGCCAATACCTGGCCACAGCGATGATGTCCTTTCCTGCATAATGAGATGTCATccatactaataaaatataatatttataGACGCAGTGAGAGTCACTCAACCTATGGCTGAACACATGCCAATAGCCGAGGACCCCTGTTAATAGGTGCTACACTCAACACCAAACAGCCAAACACCAGTGCTAACATGCTCGAGTGCACAAGTTGAAATGCTCAACGCGCTTCTGTGCGCATTATATAAGCACTTCCTCAGGAGCACAATAATTTCGCACCAAAAAACTATATTGTAGTGCCTGCCTAAGCGAGCTACTCTTGTAGGGGAGCCGGCGTACTAACAAACGGCTCTGGTATGAGCCTCGGCACTATAAGGGCTGTGCATGTAAGGACACTAAGGTTACTAAtgttgaaagaaagaaaaaaatataaaagtaaaaaaatacccCTCCATATCTGAAGCCCTCTACCTATCACAATTTACCTacctattttaggctactttcacacttgcggcagagagatccggcaagcagttccgtcgccggaactgcctgtcaggtccggcaaaacgtatgtcaactgatggcattagtaagactaaTCAGGAttatgatcagtcttaaaaatgcctgatcagtcaaaaaaaatgcaccgaaatgccagatccgtctttccggtgtcatccggcaaaacggatccggcatttccttttttttttggtctgtgcatgcgcattcaggcaagtcttcagattTTTTCgatggagataaaactgtagcatgctgcggttttctcttttgcctgatcagtcaaaatgactgaactggagacatcctgatgcatcctgaacggattactctccattcagaatgcatggggatataactgatcagttcttttccagtatagagcccctgtgacggaactcagtgccggaaaagaaaaacgctaatgtgaaagtacccttatatgtCATAATAAATGGCAGCTGATGGTTCACAAAAATACATTCTACTTTAGGCTTGATTGACGTAATAAAAGACCTGTCTACGTTGGCGCAAAAGACAATGAATGGAACAgaagtgcgcatgcacagccactaCATTCTCACTGCATCCTTGCAGCAAGGAACAGGCCCTCAGGACCCCCATTCTAGTAAATGGTGGGGGTTGCAGTGGTGGAGCCCACAACATTGATACATGTTTTTTGTTGGACAAGCCCTTTCAAAAAATGTTATAGTTAATTAGCCAGTAGTACTGCTTGGGGGAATGGGTTACCCT
This is a stretch of genomic DNA from Bufo gargarizans isolate SCDJY-AF-19 chromosome 3, ASM1485885v1, whole genome shotgun sequence. It encodes these proteins:
- the BEND2 gene encoding BEN domain-containing protein 2 isoform X2, with the translated sequence MYEMVLRLDKKMDLLQRKVSEMYHVRMKPHFKSRQVSLHPRGAQPLPQGHFRLQKLNQRIPSSLILQRPRNTPSHPRKPDEQRRLCHQSTTGPSLSPPIEREQTFYRSSPPLPTIVSTHSLQSLITVSDEENREVKIETLPESTCSPPPVITAPLATSSMGQKTTGATIAEIEPLLVPCIPVQKNITSEEQPSSSVQLVPVYEFLGDPSRNIQVPGSVLMKAKQKTQAKYAARYLVRALFSKEALSSASGKSVQGLMALDANKVVAIREFLASEFPECDVGENGKDWKTCVTNVNAMIRCLHLEAKKSTVNVYPKATPQVPDDSICLDSDDATEEDNAVEVPDDVHAVPPNTLKKQKDNRSSSAQKMRLSGKQKASDPIEHFGEAWRNVQLPFSVIYIGKGKSRPELSARYLIRHLFPEEILVKSNVYGNVERGVLPLDSNRIAALRDFLQQNYPAFDLKENGQDWKACVAAINSTIRSLRHDQKKASLQTRKRTSLGIMDHLF
- the BEND2 gene encoding BEN domain-containing protein 2 isoform X1 — its product is MQSDVNTTEELEFRIPHKRRKASNLMSDTTMGIQGEEYDEVNNSEYDYEAEYENASIISDVSYSGEQLPTLTEVLSYCQAMYEMVLRLDKKMDLLQRKVSEMYHVRMKPHFKSRQVSLHPRGAQPLPQGHFRLQKLNQRIPSSLILQRPRNTPSHPRKPDEQRRLCHQSTTGPSLSPPIEREQTFYRSSPPLPTIVSTHSLQSLITVSDEENREVKIETLPESTCSPPPVITAPLATSSMGQKTTGATIAEIEPLLVPCIPVQKNITSEEQPSSSVQLVPVYEFLGDPSRNIQVPGSVLMKAKQKTQAKYAARYLVRALFSKEALSSASGKSVQGLMALDANKVVAIREFLASEFPECDVGENGKDWKTCVTNVNAMIRCLHLEAKKSTVNVYPKATPQVPDDSICLDSDDATEEDNAVEVPDDVHAVPPNTLKKQKDNRSSSAQKMRLSGKQKASDPIEHFGEAWRNVQLPFSVIYIGKGKSRPELSARYLIRHLFPEEILVKSNVYGNVERGVLPLDSNRIAALRDFLQQNYPAFDLKENGQDWKACVAAINSTIRSLRHDQKKASLQTRKRTSLGIMDHLF